In a single window of the Acidobacteriota bacterium genome:
- the accC gene encoding acetyl-CoA carboxylase biotin carboxylase subunit produces MFSKVLIANRGEIACRVMRACRDMNIGTVAVYSDADADALHVRMADEAYHIGPPPSSESYLRGERVIEAAKAAGAEAIHPGYGFLSENADFVRQVTAEGLVFIGPPPEAMEGLGGKMSARKIAIEAGVPIVPGTTEPLRSFEEAKTTADEIGYPVMLKASAGGGGKGMRLVFEESELKSALENAQAESLASFGDDAVYIEKAVVRPRHIEIQVFSDTHGNHVYLGERECSIQRRHQKVIEEAPSPINSAELRREMGECAVKVARAVNYVGAGTVEFLVSDVDRSFFFLEMNTRLQVEHPVTELVTGLDLVREQIRVAAGKPLSFTQEDVTLTGHAIECRVYAEDPDKNFMPSPGRITRLRLPHGPGVRDDGGVYEGAEVSIYYDPMISKLAVHGRDRAEAIDRMRRALREYEVGGIKTTLPFFREVMEDEEFISGNLDTGFIPRFNERHKKVEVPQELSDAAIVAAALAMASGKPDAASAQPEASKWGEAARTAAMRNRL; encoded by the coding sequence ATGTTTTCGAAAGTTCTTATTGCCAACCGGGGCGAGATCGCATGCCGTGTGATGCGTGCGTGCCGCGATATGAATATAGGCACGGTAGCGGTCTATTCTGATGCGGACGCTGATGCTCTGCACGTTCGTATGGCGGACGAGGCGTATCACATCGGGCCGCCGCCGTCATCGGAAAGCTATCTTCGCGGTGAGAGGGTCATCGAGGCCGCAAAGGCCGCGGGAGCCGAAGCGATCCATCCAGGATACGGATTCCTTTCCGAGAACGCCGACTTCGTGCGTCAGGTCACGGCCGAAGGGCTCGTTTTCATCGGCCCTCCACCTGAAGCGATGGAAGGCCTCGGCGGCAAGATGTCGGCACGCAAGATCGCGATCGAAGCGGGCGTACCGATCGTGCCGGGAACGACCGAACCGCTGCGCTCTTTTGAGGAAGCGAAAACTACTGCCGATGAGATCGGCTATCCGGTGATGCTGAAAGCATCGGCAGGCGGCGGCGGAAAGGGAATGCGGCTCGTTTTCGAGGAATCCGAACTCAAGTCCGCGCTCGAAAACGCACAGGCCGAATCGCTGGCGAGCTTTGGCGATGACGCCGTTTACATCGAAAAGGCGGTCGTCCGTCCAAGACACATTGAGATACAGGTGTTCTCTGATACGCACGGAAATCACGTCTATTTGGGTGAACGCGAGTGTTCGATACAGCGGCGTCATCAGAAGGTCATCGAAGAAGCACCGTCGCCGATCAATTCGGCGGAACTCCGCCGCGAAATGGGCGAATGTGCCGTCAAGGTCGCCCGTGCCGTCAATTACGTCGGTGCAGGAACTGTGGAGTTTCTCGTATCTGATGTTGACCGTTCATTCTTTTTTCTCGAGATGAACACCCGGCTTCAGGTCGAGCATCCTGTAACGGAACTCGTCACTGGGCTCGACCTTGTCCGCGAACAAATACGCGTCGCCGCGGGCAAGCCTCTTTCGTTCACGCAGGAAGATGTGACGCTGACCGGGCATGCGATCGAATGCCGTGTGTATGCGGAGGACCCGGACAAGAACTTCATGCCGTCGCCGGGCCGGATCACACGGCTGCGTTTGCCGCACGGTCCGGGCGTTCGCGACGACGGCGGCGTTTACGAGGGAGCCGAGGTTTCGATATATTACGACCCAATGATCTCGAAACTCGCCGTCCACGGCCGTGACCGTGCCGAGGCGATCGACCGTATGCGGCGTGCCCTGCGTGAATATGAGGTCGGCGGCATCAAAACAACGCTTCCGTTCTTTCGCGAGGTAATGGAGGACGAGGAGTTCATTTCCGGCAACCTCGATACAGGGTTCATTCCCCGCTTTAACGAAAGGCACAAGAAGGTCGAAGTGCCGCAAGAACTCTCTGATGCAGCGATCGTTGCGGCCGCTCTCGCGATGGCGTCCGGAAAACCGGATGCGGCTTCGGCTCAGCCTGAGGCAAGCAAATGGGGCGAAGCGGCTCGAACTGCGGCAATGCGAAACCGACTGTAA
- a CDS encoding tail fiber domain-containing protein: protein MMRIFRLTVFASFLFLLSSSALAQTAITYQGRLMQNGVPAAGVFDISFRLYDAASGGTQVGSEVIVTGVSVPSGGIFTVELDFGAVPFTSGQAGWVEISVKPNGSPDPFTLLSPRQALTRTPYSIASMSADSADTAATATNASQLGGVPAADYVVTSDTRLSDARDPLPGSGSYIQNQDSGPQTASNFNISGTGTANIFNAGTQFNIQGSRVLFGSPISSNTFIGFNSGLGTVGGNFNTFAGRQAGEANIAGDYNSFFGFTAGQMTTAGQNSFFGSRAGRSNNIGTGNAFFGAFAGDANNSGNGNSFFGGSAGMFSTTGSSNVFVGASAGTSNSSGSQNTFVGATTGSMNTTGSNNTLIGSLANTTANGLEYATAIGAESSVSTNNTIVLGRSADSVMAPGSIDSPEYRTAGQRFLRQITDNLSVGLDTGSPSVGFQNTFVGSFAGNSALGALQDNSFFGFSSGRFTTSGSANSFFGSGSGASNSSGNGNTFVGNNAGFNNTIGSGNAFFGNGTGGSSTSGSDNTFIGRTSGIANISGSFNTTLGALADLSAGNLTYATAIGSGAVVSTSNTVVIGRNLDTVQIPGTLSANGSSLTNLNASNITTGTLDLARLDNGVILNSGSQQGGASFNISGFGLVAGELRGGNVNTQSNFRINGSRFAAAGNTTNTALGLNTGNPALGNSNTFAGYFAGFSSQGDNNSYFGMQAGHNSTFAIRNSIFGAQAGANATTSSLNAFFGYLSGGNTTIGGANTFIGDSAGRFNTVGGQNTFVGQSAGKGHQFGTGNSSLGFETEFSDNINNATAIGSRASVTQSNSIVLGSINGVNGATASTNVGIGTTAPGFRLHVEGATYIKGTLTVDGDIALVDLGAAGATPLCRNAINRIATCSSSMRYKTNAAGFSPGLELVKGLKPISFEWKEAGMLDLGLSAEDVAAIEPLLVTYNDKGEVEGVKYDRIGVVLVNAVKEQQKQIESQQRQIDELKAVICAKDAALSICKAKDK, encoded by the coding sequence ATGATGAGAATTTTCAGACTCACCGTTTTTGCTTCTTTTCTTTTTCTCCTTTCGTCATCTGCGCTGGCACAAACAGCCATCACCTATCAGGGACGGCTGATGCAAAATGGCGTTCCTGCTGCCGGAGTTTTCGACATTTCTTTCCGGCTTTATGATGCGGCGTCCGGCGGCACACAGGTCGGCAGCGAGGTGATCGTGACCGGCGTCAGTGTACCAAGCGGCGGGATATTCACAGTCGAGCTGGATTTTGGAGCCGTGCCGTTCACATCAGGCCAGGCAGGCTGGGTTGAGATCAGCGTGAAACCGAACGGTTCTCCCGACCCTTTCACGCTTCTGTCGCCCAGGCAGGCACTTACGAGAACGCCGTATTCGATCGCGTCTATGTCCGCGGACAGTGCCGATACGGCAGCTACAGCGACGAATGCGAGCCAACTCGGCGGCGTCCCGGCGGCTGATTATGTCGTAACGAGTGACACAAGGCTTTCCGACGCCCGCGATCCTCTTCCCGGCAGCGGCAGCTATATACAAAATCAAGATTCCGGGCCGCAGACCGCAAGCAATTTCAATATCAGCGGAACCGGGACGGCAAATATCTTCAACGCCGGCACTCAGTTCAACATACAGGGAAGCCGTGTTCTTTTCGGGTCCCCGATAAGTAGCAATACATTTATCGGCTTTAACAGCGGTCTTGGGACCGTTGGCGGCAATTTCAATACTTTCGCAGGCCGGCAGGCCGGTGAGGCTAACATAGCCGGCGATTACAATAGCTTTTTCGGATTTACAGCCGGACAAATGACCACCGCCGGTCAAAACTCTTTCTTCGGTTCGCGGGCAGGTAGATCAAACAATATCGGAACCGGGAACGCCTTTTTCGGGGCATTCGCAGGCGATGCAAATAACAGCGGCAATGGGAACTCGTTCTTCGGAGGCTCCGCGGGAATGTTTTCAACCACTGGAAGCTCCAATGTATTTGTTGGAGCCTCAGCAGGCACCAGCAATTCGTCCGGCAGCCAGAATACTTTCGTCGGAGCGACCACCGGGAGCATGAACACAACGGGATCCAATAATACACTGATCGGCTCCCTGGCAAATACGACGGCGAACGGCTTGGAGTATGCCACCGCCATCGGTGCAGAAAGCTCGGTTTCAACTAATAACACGATAGTCCTCGGCCGCTCTGCTGACAGTGTGATGGCTCCGGGAAGTATCGACTCTCCTGAGTACAGGACCGCCGGCCAGCGTTTTTTGAGGCAGATCACTGACAATCTGAGCGTCGGCCTCGATACCGGCAGCCCTTCGGTTGGATTTCAGAACACATTCGTCGGCAGTTTTGCCGGTAATTCGGCACTTGGAGCACTTCAGGATAACAGCTTCTTTGGGTTCAGCTCCGGTAGATTTACAACTTCCGGTTCGGCAAATTCATTCTTTGGTTCGGGCTCCGGCGCATCTAATTCGAGCGGAAATGGAAACACGTTTGTCGGCAATAATGCCGGATTTAATAATACGATCGGCAGCGGCAACGCCTTTTTCGGTAATGGCACGGGCGGGTCTTCAACGTCTGGTTCAGACAACACATTTATCGGGCGGACGTCGGGCATTGCGAACATTTCGGGGTCTTTCAATACGACGTTAGGGGCTCTCGCGGACCTTTCGGCGGGGAACTTGACCTATGCAACAGCGATCGGTTCGGGTGCGGTAGTTTCAACAAGCAATACCGTTGTGATAGGCCGCAACCTTGATACTGTGCAAATTCCCGGAACACTTTCCGCAAACGGCAGCAGCTTGACGAACCTAAATGCGTCCAATATTACGACCGGCACGCTTGACCTAGCTAGGCTCGACAATGGGGTCATTTTGAATAGCGGCAGCCAGCAAGGCGGTGCCAGTTTCAATATCTCAGGGTTTGGCCTCGTCGCGGGTGAGCTTAGAGGCGGCAACGTAAATACACAATCAAATTTCAGGATCAATGGATCACGTTTCGCCGCCGCCGGAAATACCACAAATACTGCACTCGGACTCAACACGGGAAACCCGGCACTTGGCAACAGCAATACATTTGCGGGCTACTTCGCGGGTTTCAGTTCGCAGGGCGATAACAACAGCTATTTCGGTATGCAGGCCGGCCACAACAGCACCTTTGCGATCCGAAACTCGATCTTCGGAGCACAGGCAGGGGCAAATGCAACGACGAGCAGCCTGAACGCGTTCTTCGGATATTTGTCGGGGGGCAATACGACCATTGGCGGTGCAAACACCTTTATCGGCGATTCAGCCGGGCGTTTCAACACGGTCGGCGGCCAAAACACATTCGTCGGCCAATCCGCGGGTAAGGGGCATCAATTCGGGACCGGCAACTCATCTTTAGGCTTCGAGACCGAGTTTTCAGATAACATTAACAATGCAACGGCGATCGGCAGCCGTGCCTCGGTCACACAGAGCAATTCCATTGTCCTCGGAAGTATAAACGGCGTTAATGGAGCGACCGCGAGTACAAATGTCGGGATCGGCACAACGGCACCCGGTTTCCGATTGCACGTTGAAGGCGCAACGTACATTAAGGGAACGCTGACCGTCGATGGTGATATTGCTCTTGTTGACCTTGGAGCGGCCGGTGCGACGCCACTTTGCCGAAATGCAATAAACCGGATCGCGACCTGCTCGTCATCAATGCGTTATAAAACGAACGCGGCGGGCTTTTCGCCGGGACTCGAACTCGTCAAAGGGCTCAAACCGATCTCGTTCGAATGGAAGGAAGCGGGTATGCTCGACCTCGGCCTCAGTGCGGAGGATGTGGCTGCGATCGAACCCCTGCTAGTGACCTATAACGACAAGGGCGAGGTCGAGGGCGTGAAATACGACCGTATCGGAGTTGTTTTGGTGAACGCAGTTAAAGAACAGCAGAAACAGATCGAATCGCAGCAGCGGCAGATCGATGAATTAAAGGCCGTCATCTGTGCTAAAGACGCCGCATTATCCATATGCAAGGCAAAAGATAAGTAG
- a CDS encoding hemolysin III family protein, translated as MVRRRLRELSIEEAANSLTHGFGLLLSVFGFALLMLLAVYYGGPLHFASAVVYGMSLVILYGASTLYHSANTPRAKSVLQLVDHCCIYLLIAGSYTPFALIVLNGSLGYGLLIFAWVFAAVGILTKVVFEIRSGLVSATIYLVMGWAGLVAVEPLYNAVGLVPMLLALAGGLSYSLGIIFFGWKSIKHHHAIWHVFVLMGSVLHFIAIAGYVMTYAPVSTALISTSF; from the coding sequence ATGGTACGACGCCGACTGAGAGAGCTGAGCATCGAAGAAGCCGCGAATTCGCTGACGCATGGTTTCGGGCTGCTTCTCAGCGTATTCGGTTTTGCATTACTGATGCTGCTTGCCGTGTATTACGGCGGCCCGCTGCATTTCGCAAGCGCGGTCGTTTACGGGATGTCGCTGGTCATACTTTACGGAGCCTCGACGCTCTATCACAGTGCGAATACCCCGCGGGCAAAATCCGTTCTACAGCTCGTCGATCACTGCTGCATCTATCTGCTGATCGCCGGCAGCTATACGCCGTTCGCGCTGATCGTGCTGAATGGCAGCCTCGGCTATGGATTGTTGATCTTCGCGTGGGTCTTTGCGGCAGTCGGGATACTGACCAAGGTCGTTTTTGAGATCCGCTCAGGGTTAGTTTCCGCGACAATTTACCTTGTGATGGGCTGGGCCGGACTCGTTGCCGTAGAGCCGCTTTACAATGCGGTCGGGCTCGTCCCGATGCTGCTTGCACTCGCAGGCGGACTTAGCTATTCGCTGGGCATCATCTTTTTCGGCTGGAAAAGCATCAAACACCACCACGCTATCTGGCACGTCTTTGTCCTGATGGGCAGCGTGCTTCACTTCATCGCCATTGCCGGTTACGTGATGACTTACGCACCGGTTTCGACTGCTCTCATCTCGACCAGTTTCTGA
- a CDS encoding NAD-dependent malic enzyme, with amino-acid sequence MPNRPTPNASYSVTLRVRIHNQPGKLGEVTTAIGKAGGDIEGIDIVSVGRDHLIRDITVNAASEHHDKEIVAAVSDIDGVEVVNVSDRTFLMHLGGKIEIVSKVPLKTRSDLSMAYTPGVARVCQAIQKDPEKRFNLTIKKNTVAVVSDGTAVLGLGDIGPAAAMPVMEGKCQLFKEFGGVDAFPICLNTKDPHEIVQTIKNIAVAFGGINLEDISAPRCFEIEERLQEELNIPVFHDDQHGTAVVVLAALINALKITGKRMEDIKLVVNGIGAAGVACSKIVMAAGVKNIIGCDTTGAIYQGRKENMNWVKDWYARNTNPDKEQGTVHDVIKGADVFFGLSAPGLLTASDLDTMAKDPIVFAMANPTPEIMPEDAEGHVSVMATGRSDYPNQINNVLCFPGIFRGALNCRASRINEAMKLAAAHAIAETIAEEELHPDYIIPSVFDRRVVEAVAARVEDAAYSSGVARRDRTTSDTLYDTKAH; translated from the coding sequence ATGCCAAACAGACCTACCCCGAACGCCAGCTACAGTGTTACGCTTCGCGTCCGGATCCATAACCAGCCCGGCAAACTCGGCGAAGTAACGACAGCCATCGGCAAGGCAGGCGGCGACATCGAGGGCATCGACATCGTCAGCGTCGGCCGCGATCATCTGATCCGCGACATCACCGTGAACGCCGCAAGCGAACATCACGACAAAGAGATCGTCGCCGCGGTCTCGGACATAGACGGCGTCGAGGTGGTGAACGTCTCGGACCGCACGTTCCTGATGCATCTCGGCGGCAAGATAGAGATCGTCTCTAAAGTGCCGCTGAAAACGCGTTCGGACCTTTCGATGGCATACACGCCGGGCGTCGCCCGCGTTTGCCAGGCGATACAAAAAGACCCCGAGAAGCGATTCAACCTCACTATAAAAAAGAACACGGTCGCTGTCGTTTCAGACGGCACAGCCGTACTCGGCCTCGGCGACATCGGCCCGGCGGCAGCGATGCCGGTAATGGAAGGCAAATGCCAGCTTTTCAAGGAATTCGGCGGCGTCGATGCGTTTCCCATTTGCCTGAACACAAAGGACCCGCACGAGATCGTCCAGACTATCAAGAACATCGCGGTCGCTTTCGGCGGAATAAATCTCGAGGATATTTCGGCGCCGCGGTGTTTCGAGATCGAAGAGCGCCTGCAGGAAGAACTGAACATTCCCGTTTTTCACGACGACCAACACGGCACGGCGGTCGTCGTTCTTGCCGCCCTCATAAATGCGCTCAAGATCACCGGTAAGCGTATGGAAGACATCAAGCTCGTCGTCAACGGCATAGGTGCGGCGGGCGTGGCGTGTTCAAAGATAGTGATGGCCGCCGGCGTGAAGAACATAATCGGCTGCGACACTACGGGAGCGATCTATCAGGGCCGCAAAGAGAATATGAATTGGGTCAAGGACTGGTACGCACGCAATACCAATCCTGACAAAGAGCAGGGCACGGTCCACGACGTGATCAAGGGTGCCGACGTATTTTTCGGTCTTTCGGCACCGGGGCTGCTGACCGCTTCAGACCTGGACACGATGGCAAAGGACCCGATAGTTTTCGCCATGGCAAATCCGACGCCGGAGATCATGCCAGAGGACGCCGAAGGCCACGTCTCGGTAATGGCGACAGGACGTTCGGACTATCCAAATCAGATCAATAATGTGTTATGCTTTCCGGGCATCTTCCGCGGTGCTCTGAATTGCCGTGCATCGCGTATAAATGAGGCGATGAAGCTCGCCGCGGCACACGCCATTGCAGAGACCATCGCCGAAGAGGAACTGCATCCGGATTATATTATCCCGTCGGTCTTCGACCGCCGCGTGGTCGAAGCGGTGGCGGCACGCGTAGAGGATGCGGCATACAGTTCGGGCGTGGCACGCCGCGACAGGACAACGTCCGACACGCTGTACGACACTAAAGCGCACTAG
- a CDS encoding carboxypeptidase regulatory-like domain-containing protein, translating into MRQEHFITLLTVVFALLCSSAAAQSGGDFEITRSVVAGGGGDSAGGTFGVSGTKGQPKAGATLTGGAFSLTGGFWHPEFGPTAALVSVTGRVSTAGGAGIRNITVTITAPDGTVRRAVTGTLGFFRFDEVEAVGNYVITVNSRRYRFPQPTRVIQVVDNIADVNFIALD; encoded by the coding sequence ATGCGACAAGAACATTTCATCACGTTATTAACCGTGGTCTTTGCTCTGCTGTGCTCGTCTGCTGCAGCTCAGTCGGGCGGCGATTTCGAGATCACGAGAAGCGTTGTCGCCGGCGGCGGCGGCGATTCTGCCGGCGGGACCTTTGGCGTAAGCGGCACAAAGGGCCAGCCGAAAGCAGGCGCCACTTTAACCGGCGGTGCATTCAGCCTGACCGGCGGATTCTGGCATCCGGAATTCGGCCCGACCGCTGCGCTCGTTTCTGTCACCGGGCGAGTTTCGACCGCCGGAGGGGCGGGCATTCGGAACATTACCGTCACAATTACCGCTCCGGATGGCACCGTGCGCCGTGCCGTTACGGGCACGCTAGGGTTTTTCCGCTTTGATGAGGTCGAGGCGGTCGGCAATTACGTGATCACTGTAAACTCTCGCCGCTACCGATTCCCGCAGCCTACTCGCGTGATCCAGGTCGTGGACAACATTGCGGATGTTAATTTTATTGCACTGGACTAG
- a CDS encoding NAD(P)-binding domain-containing protein: MYDLVIIGAGPAGIAAAYEANKAGLDYVVIEKGLIGNSIYNYPVGLTVFSTVNELEIIPGGLKPAREKPTREELLSYYVRFVLENDLNIRTEETVRSIVCRSPSVSKGESDALNVTPLLTRGLPQRVFHVETDSAEYECQRVLFAIGAMDRPRRLNVPGEDLPHVFDHFRETYPWVKKKALVVGGGNSAGEAALFLAQEGAETTLAIFRDDWENNDPKQGCIKYWVKQPLENELKENCLKLFFLGKVVEFREGEVELESETGERVMLPNDVVFVLIGSDADLTMLKNLGVETEQGKYGEVPVYDPETFETNVPGVYVAGHFTHQRHIKGAIDAGRQVVQKLVEMRAVETGA, from the coding sequence ATGTACGATCTCGTCATTATAGGAGCCGGGCCGGCAGGGATCGCGGCGGCGTATGAGGCAAACAAGGCCGGCCTCGATTACGTCGTTATCGAAAAAGGCCTGATCGGAAATTCGATCTACAATTATCCCGTTGGCCTTACCGTTTTTTCGACGGTCAACGAACTTGAGATAATTCCCGGCGGACTGAAACCCGCACGCGAAAAGCCGACCCGCGAGGAACTGCTGTCGTACTACGTGCGTTTCGTGCTGGAGAATGATCTGAATATCAGAACGGAAGAGACCGTGCGATCGATAGTTTGCAGAAGCCCGAGCGTCAGCAAGGGCGAAAGCGATGCGTTGAATGTAACGCCCTTGCTTACGCGCGGGCTTCCGCAACGTGTATTTCATGTTGAAACTGATAGCGCGGAATACGAGTGTCAAAGAGTTCTCTTCGCCATCGGAGCGATGGACCGGCCGCGGCGGCTGAACGTTCCCGGCGAAGATCTGCCTCACGTTTTTGACCATTTTCGCGAGACATATCCGTGGGTGAAGAAGAAAGCACTTGTGGTCGGCGGCGGAAATTCGGCGGGCGAGGCGGCGTTGTTTCTCGCTCAGGAAGGCGCCGAGACGACGCTCGCGATATTTCGCGATGATTGGGAAAACAATGATCCAAAACAGGGCTGCATAAAATATTGGGTCAAACAGCCTCTCGAGAACGAGCTGAAAGAGAACTGCCTAAAGCTATTCTTTCTGGGCAAAGTTGTCGAGTTTCGCGAAGGCGAGGTGGAGCTTGAGAGTGAGACGGGCGAACGCGTCATGCTGCCGAATGACGTTGTTTTCGTGCTGATCGGTTCGGATGCCGATCTGACCATGCTGAAAAATTTGGGCGTCGAGACCGAGCAGGGCAAATACGGCGAGGTGCCTGTTTATGATCCTGAGACGTTCGAGACGAATGTTCCCGGCGTTTACGTCGCGGGACACTTCACACACCAACGGCATATAAAAGGCGCGATCGACGCAGGCCGTCAGGTTGTTCAGAAACTGGTCGAGATGAGAGCAGTCGAAACCGGTGCGTAA
- a CDS encoding C40 family peptidase, producing MKDLKKIIFASVCAALAFAFFAADAKAQGRDRVVRTNSSQPTNLPPTQSVETVQPTVSSRPVLTNDIRVQRPNDAAWEPTVQKTAMTGMRSGAQMAAMGRAVYNSAVSNRIDNAVKSRYGIPYRYGSSGPNTYDCSGFVWSVFQEAGIFFTRQSARSLWSQSEPVYGDERFKYGTLVFLNGLGHMGIVVDENGFYHASSSRGITYSPFKGYWEKRIVGFRRLVPDTAATIE from the coding sequence TTGAAAGATCTTAAAAAAATCATTTTCGCATCGGTCTGCGCCGCACTTGCATTTGCCTTTTTCGCAGCCGACGCCAAGGCACAGGGCCGTGACCGAGTGGTCAGGACCAACTCGAGCCAGCCGACCAACCTTCCGCCGACCCAATCAGTAGAGACAGTACAACCGACAGTTTCATCGCGTCCCGTTCTGACGAATGACATCCGTGTCCAGCGTCCTAACGACGCAGCTTGGGAGCCGACGGTTCAGAAGACGGCGATGACGGGAATGCGTTCCGGTGCCCAAATGGCGGCAATGGGGCGTGCGGTTTACAATTCCGCGGTCAGCAACCGGATCGACAACGCGGTCAAATCGCGCTACGGCATTCCCTACCGCTACGGATCCTCCGGTCCTAACACATACGATTGTTCAGGTTTTGTCTGGAGCGTATTCCAGGAAGCAGGGATCTTCTTCACTCGTCAAAGTGCACGGTCGCTTTGGTCGCAGAGTGAACCTGTTTACGGCGACGAGCGGTTCAAATACGGTACGCTGGTATTCCTGAACGGCCTTGGCCATATGGGCATCGTAGTTGACGAGAATGGTTTTTACCACGCGTCGTCCAGCCGCGGCATCACATATTCGCCGTTCAAAGGCTATTGGGAGAAACGCATCGTCGGTTTCCGACGCTTGGTTCCGGACACCGCAGCGACCATCGAATAG
- a CDS encoding Mrp/NBP35 family ATP-binding protein, with translation MSQISEQIILDSLKAIIDPDLRKDIVTLGFVRDVEIDGGAVSFRIVLTTPACPVKEEMETQAREIVSSLDGVASVNVTMDAEVPQGRGIANNVAIPGVKNIIAVSSGKGGVGKSTVAVNLAVALAMDGAKVGIMDADVYGPNVPLMLGTGYDQPEVENGQLKPIEAHGIKMISMAVLVPPDKPMILRGPMLHGVVRQFLTDVNWGELDYLVVDMPPGTGDVQLSLAQLVPVQGAVLVTTPQEVSLSDVRRAVKMFETVNIPVLGVIENMSYFIAPDTGNRYEIFGKGGGQKLCDEYGLNLLGEVPLGMEVREGGDKGTPVVAAFPDSPQAAAFRKVAEEVARQVSIEAMKPELVIMSRTS, from the coding sequence ATGAGCCAAATTTCTGAACAGATAATCCTAGATTCCCTGAAAGCGATCATCGACCCGGACCTGCGAAAGGATATCGTGACATTGGGTTTTGTCCGCGATGTCGAGATCGACGGCGGCGCCGTTTCGTTCCGCATCGTTTTGACGACGCCGGCGTGCCCCGTCAAAGAAGAGATGGAAACGCAGGCACGCGAGATAGTCAGCAGCCTGGACGGCGTAGCCAGTGTCAACGTAACGATGGACGCTGAAGTGCCGCAGGGACGCGGCATTGCGAATAACGTCGCGATCCCGGGCGTGAAGAACATCATTGCCGTCTCGTCCGGCAAAGGCGGCGTCGGCAAATCGACGGTCGCGGTCAACCTCGCCGTCGCTCTCGCGATGGACGGTGCAAAGGTCGGCATCATGGACGCCGACGTTTACGGGCCGAATGTTCCGCTGATGCTCGGCACGGGCTACGATCAGCCCGAGGTCGAGAACGGTCAATTGAAACCCATCGAGGCTCACGGCATCAAGATGATCTCGATGGCGGTGCTCGTGCCGCCTGACAAACCGATGATCCTTCGCGGGCCGATGCTGCACGGCGTCGTCCGCCAGTTTTTGACCGACGTGAATTGGGGCGAGCTCGATTATCTTGTCGTCGATATGCCGCCCGGCACGGGCGATGTGCAGCTTTCGCTCGCACAGCTCGTTCCGGTCCAAGGTGCGGTCCTCGTGACCACGCCGCAGGAAGTTTCGCTTTCGGACGTTCGCCGTGCGGTGAAGATGTTCGAGACCGTTAACATTCCGGTTCTCGGCGTTATCGAAAATATGTCGTATTTCATAGCTCCCGACACCGGCAACAGATACGAGATCTTTGGCAAAGGCGGCGGACAAAAACTCTGCGACGAATACGGCCTCAATCTTCTCGGTGAGGTTCCCCTCGGAATGGAGGTCCGAGAAGGCGGAGATAAAGGAACGCCCGTAGTTGCGGCATTTCCCGATTCGCCGCAGGCAGCGGCATTCCGCAAAGTCGCCGAAGAGGTCGCCCGCCAGGTCTCGATCGAAGCGATGAAACCGGAGCTTGTGATAATGAGCCGCACTTCGTAA
- a CDS encoding iron-sulfur cluster assembly accessory protein, with protein sequence MSAVAAPSVELDVTEAAAVEIKKFIDAEDDLPETAGLRVRVVPGGCSGFQYSLNVEEESRQGDFILDKHGIKLFVDMFSAQYLNGVQIDYTSNMMGSGFTFENPNATGGCGCGTSFSA encoded by the coding sequence ATGTCAGCAGTTGCAGCACCGAGTGTAGAGTTGGACGTTACCGAAGCGGCAGCGGTAGAGATCAAGAAGTTCATCGATGCCGAAGACGATCTGCCGGAAACGGCGGGGCTTCGCGTACGTGTAGTGCCGGGCGGATGTTCCGGCTTTCAGTACAGCCTGAATGTCGAGGAAGAATCGCGTCAGGGTGATTTCATTCTCGACAAGCACGGCATCAAGCTGTTCGTCGATATGTTTTCGGCGCAGTATCTGAACGGTGTCCAGATAGACTATACGTCGAACATGATGGGCTCCGGCTTTACGTTCGAGAATCCGAATGCGACCGGTGGCTGCGGCTGCGGAACGTCTTTCTCGGCTTAA